A region from the Brassica napus cultivar Da-Ae chromosome C8, Da-Ae, whole genome shotgun sequence genome encodes:
- the LOC106412064 gene encoding uncharacterized protein LOC106412064 — protein sequence MHSTSIPAGDLEKQQDKAPEKQSESVNESATEVNLTIVVCNGDSSGAHETVEVAQIYGPAEREESPKKVCLSRNSSSHEQCRVCQQEKEEALIELGCLCRGGLAKSHRSCIDAWFRTKGSNQCEICQAVAVYVPPPETQPTTNYWVWRIDPSYRQEQRERGCFSPLWVAFSILIGGLMLDVLISITLGVSALPVNIIIGVIVVLGLGTALRLTLEFCYEWSLRRAVQRAVQRRETAFNNIAYPSAL from the exons ATGCATAGTACCTCCATCCCCGCTGGTGACCTTGAAAAGCAGCAGGACAAGGCTCCCGAGAAGCAGAGCGAGTCAGTAAATGAGTCTGCCACGGAGGTAAACCTCACCATTGTTGTCTGCAATGGAGATTCAAGTGGGGCACATGAAACCGTAGAGGTGGCTCAGATCTATGGCCCAGCTGAGAGGGAAGAGTCTCCCAAAAAGGTTTGCTTGTCCAGGAACTCCAGCTCTCACGAgcagtgtag GGTTTGTCAGCAAGAGAAGGAAGAGGCTTTGATCGAACTGGGGTGCCTATGTCGTGGTGGCCTTGCTAAATCCCATAGGTCATGCATAGATGCTTGGTTTCGCACAAAAGGCTCTAATCAGTGCGAGATCTGCCA GGCAGTGGCTGTCTACGTACCACCTCCAGAGACCCAACCAACT ACAAATTACTGGGTTTGGAGGATTGATCCCAGCTATAGACAAGAGCAGCGTGAGAGA GGATGTTTCAGTCCTCTGTGGGTAGCATTCTCAATTCTGATAGGCGGTCTAATGCTAGATGTGTTAATATCCATCACACTTGGTGTGTCTGCACTCCCGGTTAACATAATAATCG GAGTGATAGTGGTGCTAGGGCTAGGAACAGCACTAAGGCTGACATTGGAGTTCTGCTACGAGTGGAGCTTGAGAAGAGCGGTTCAGAGGGCAGTGCAGAGGAGAGAAACAGCCTTTAATAACATTGCATACCCATCTGCCTTGTAA
- the LOC106411663 gene encoding uncharacterized protein At5g39865-like: MGSSTSKTSSSASSTSVSSSPATKLASDSPSPAIHKAFSFPTPLVHHPPARKGDTHHLVSLTSTSYGSLLLKSSSDQETPPRISISDKNTTDPVSRDSFSPDSVINTWELMDGLDDEFEFEIPKADKLSSGQDSDVCPKPDPNRNGSALRLDESYEFVRTGQDEEDWVPLSYKPKQPLWKHLSEESFLSGLDPSIVSSYKKALSSKQLTNHSSINVDTRKPLTTTKSLSFITSEPKSVCAKPRLHGAEDKIVLYFTTLRGIRKTYEDCCCVRMILRGLQVAVDERDISMDSKYRKELQSLLGAGEKPKPVCLPQVFIRGSHIGGVEEIMKLNDNGELAEMLKDFPACECLGTCRSCGDARFVPCSNCDGSTKVFEEERFKRCPKCNENGLVRCRQCCV, from the coding sequence ATGGGTTCTTCTACTTCAAAAacatcttcttcagcttcttctactTCTGTCTCTTCTTCCCCGGCGACGAAGCTCGCCTCCGACTCCCCTTCTCCGGCGATCCACAAAGCTTTCTCTTTTCCGACGCCGTTGGTTCACCATCCTCCGGCTAGAAAAGGCGACACTCACCACCTCGTTTCCCTCACTTCCACCTCATACGGCTCTCTCCTCCTCAAAAGCTCCTCCGACCAAGAGACGCCTCCTCGTATCTCAATCTCCGACAAGAACACGACAGATCCGGTCTCGCGCGACTCGTTCTCTCCCGACTCGGTCATAAACACATGGGAGCTTATGGACGGCTTGGACGACGAGTTCGAATTCGAAATCCCCAAAGCTGATAAGCTTAGTTCCGGTCAAGATTCGGATGTTTGCCCTAAACCCGACCCGAATCGAAATGGGTCTGCTTTGAGATTGGACGAATCTTACGAATTCGTGAGGACCGGACAAGACGAAGAAGATTGGGTCCCGTTGTCTTATAAACCAAAGCAACCGCTTTGGAAGCATTTGTCTGAAGAATCTTTCTTGTCTGGTTTAGATCCTAGCATTGTCTCTTCTTACAAGAAGGCTTTGTCTTCTAAGCAGTTAACCAATCATAGTAGTATCAATGTCGACACTAGAAAACCTCTCACAACCACAAAGTCCCTCTCTTTCATAACCAGCGAGCCAAAATCTGTTTGCGCTAAACCGAGATTACATGGAGCAGAAGACAAGATTGTGCTCTACTTCACAACTCTCCGAGGAATTCGAAAGACGTACGAGGATTGCTGTTGTGTAAGGATGATATTGAGAGGGCTTCAAGTTGCAGTAGACGAGCGTGATATCTCTATGGATTCTAAATACAGGAAAGAGCTTCAAAGCTTGCTCGGTGCTGGAGAGAAACCAAAACCGGTTTGTTTGCCTCAGGTGTTTATCAGAGGAAGCCACATTGGTGGCGTCGAGGAGATTATGAAGCTAAACGATAACGGTGAGTTAGCTGAGATGTTGAAAGATTTCCCTGCTTGTGAATGCTTGGGGACGTGCCGGAGCTGTGGTGATGCAAGGTTTGTGCCTTGTAGTAATTGTGATGGTAGCACTAAAGTGTTTGAAGAGGAACGGTTCAAGAGATGTCCGAAATGCAATGAGAATGGATTGGTGCGTTGTCGTCAGTGTTGCGTCTAA
- the LOC106412073 gene encoding DNA-directed RNA polymerase V subunit 5A — protein MEGIGNDKSSCSSSSTVPGPCLSKYVDPSSEESHRYYLARRNALEMLRDRGYEVSLEDTNLSLQDFRTVYGERPDVDRLRISAHHRSDSSNKVKVVFFGTSKVKVNTIRSVAAEILSQETITGLILVLQNQVTDKALKAIELFTFKVEIFQITDLLVNLTKHVLSLRHRVLTDGEKKALLKHFNIEEKQLPRISKKDAVVRYYGLEKGQVVKVSYRGELTESYVAYRCVW, from the exons atgGAGGGGATAGGGAACGACAAGAGTTCGTGTTCGAGTTCGAGTACAGTTCCGGGTCCTTGTCTGAGCAAGTACGTGGATCCATCGAGCGAAGAGTCTCACAGATACTATCTCGCGAGGCGGAACGCCTTGGAGATGCTCAGAGACAGAGGCTATGAAGTATCCCTCGAAGATACCAATCTCTCCCTCCAGGATTTTCGAACTGTTTACGGCGAACGTCCCGACGTTGACCGCCTCCGTATCTCCGCTCATCATCGCTCCGATTCTTCCAATAAG gtAAAGGTTGTCTTTTTTGGTACTAGTAAGGTTAAAGTCAACACAATCCGGAGTGTTGCAGCAGAGATACTTAGCCAAGAGACCATAACCGGGCTGATACTGGTTCTCCAAAACCAAGTAACCGATAAAGCCTTGAAAGCCATTGAGCTTTTCACTTTCAAGGTCGAGATATTCCAG ATAACCGACTTGCTAGTCAACCTAACCAAACACGTACTGAGCCTGCGTCATCGTGTTCTGACTGATGGAGAGAAGAAAGCACTTCTCAAGCACTTCAACATCGAGGAAAAACAG CTTCCTCGGATCTCAAAGAAAGACGCGGTTGTGCGGTACTATGGATTAGAGAAAGGACAAGTTGTGAAAGTGAGTTACAGAGGCGAACTCACTGAGTCCTATGTTGCCTACCGATGTGTGTGGTGA
- the LOC106368029 gene encoding mitochondrial fission 1 protein A: protein MDAKIGKFFDSVGSFFSGGDKIPWSEGDVIAGCEREVREATNSGNEGLKKECLMRLSWALVHSHQQDDVQRGIDMLEASLANSAPPLEDREKLYLLAVGYYRSGDCSKSRQLIDRCIEMQPDWRQALVLKKCIEDKITKDGVIGIGITASAVGAVGLIAGGIVAALARKK from the exons ATGGATGCGAAGATCGGAAAATTCTTTGACTCCGTCGGTTCTTTCTTCAGCGGCGGCGATAAGATCCCGTGGTCTGAGGGAGATGTCATCGCT GGATGTGAAAGAGAGGTTCGAGAGGCCACAAACTCTGGCAATGAAGGACTGAAGAAAGAGTGTCTTATGCGGTTGTCCTGGGCTCTCGTTCATTCCCATCAACAGGATGATGTTCAACGTGGGATAGACATGCTTGAAG CGTCTCTTGCGAACAGTGCTCCTCCTTTGGAAGACCGAGAGAAGCTCTATCTCCTTGCTGTTGGTTACTACAGGAGTGGGGATTGCTCCAAGAGCAGGCAGCTCATTGACCGCTGTATCGAG ATGCAACCCGATTGGAGGCAAGCTTTGGTACTAAAGAAGTGCATCGAAGACAAAATCACAAAGG ATGGAGTTATAGGGATAGGCATCACTGCTTCAGCAGTAGGAGCCGTAGGTCTGATAGCCGGTGGTATTGTAGCGGCGCTGGCTCGCAAGAAATGA